A genomic stretch from Thermoleophilaceae bacterium includes:
- a CDS encoding amidohydrolase family protein gives MYSDEVIRPWFDRLMADLGSVPALFDAHTHTGASDPDGFRCSAEALREGLAAAGGARGVVFTMHEPDGYTQANDRVLAEAAASGGALIPFCRLDPRDSPLEEAERCLAAGARGIKLHPRAEQFLLADEEARPIFALAHERRLPVLVHAGRGIPALGRHALDLCAAYPGMRMILAHAGISDLSWLWRHAPDHPNLFFDTSWWAPDDLLALFRLVPPGQILFGSDTPYGTPLTGAVIALRCALQAGLDAEQAHAVGGGQLERLLAGEDAADLGPAPGDPVMGQDLLLGRVATFLTAAFGRMVRGQDGDEQLALARLACVVPPGSPQEPVCRSLIAIFDRLPPAGFPDEAPIPFMPGVHALSVALIVARTPSVGLPDAV, from the coding sequence GTGTACTCGGACGAGGTCATCCGCCCGTGGTTCGACCGCCTGATGGCGGATCTGGGCTCGGTGCCCGCCCTTTTCGACGCCCATACGCACACCGGCGCCAGCGACCCGGACGGCTTCAGATGCAGCGCCGAGGCCCTGCGCGAGGGCCTGGCCGCGGCCGGCGGCGCCCGCGGCGTGGTGTTCACCATGCACGAGCCCGACGGGTACACGCAGGCCAATGACCGGGTGTTGGCGGAGGCGGCCGCGTCGGGCGGCGCGCTCATCCCCTTCTGCCGGCTGGACCCGCGCGATTCGCCCCTCGAGGAGGCCGAGCGCTGCCTGGCGGCCGGCGCCCGCGGGATCAAGCTCCACCCGCGCGCGGAGCAGTTTCTCCTGGCGGACGAGGAGGCGCGGCCGATCTTCGCCCTCGCGCACGAGCGGCGCCTGCCGGTGCTCGTCCACGCCGGGCGGGGCATCCCGGCGCTCGGGCGACACGCGCTCGACCTGTGCGCCGCCTACCCGGGGATGCGCATGATCCTCGCCCACGCCGGCATCTCCGACCTGAGCTGGCTGTGGCGCCATGCGCCCGACCACCCCAACCTGTTCTTCGACACCAGCTGGTGGGCGCCGGACGACCTGCTCGCGCTGTTCCGGCTGGTGCCGCCCGGACAGATCCTGTTCGGAAGCGACACCCCCTATGGCACGCCGCTCACCGGGGCCGTCATCGCGCTGCGCTGCGCGCTCCAGGCGGGGCTCGACGCCGAGCAGGCGCACGCGGTCGGCGGCGGGCAGCTCGAGCGGCTGCTGGCGGGGGAGGACGCCGCTGACCTGGGACCCGCCCCGGGCGATCCCGTGATGGGCCAGGATCTGCTCCTGGGGCGCGTCGCGACGTTCCTCACCGCTGCGTTCGGGCGCATGGTCCGGGGCCAGGACGGCGACGAGCAGCTGGCGCTGGCCCGGCTGGCCTGCGTCGTGCCGCCCGGCTCGCCGCAGGAGCCGGTGTGCCGCTCGCTGATCGCGATCTTCGACCGGCTGCCGCCCGCGGGCTTCCCGGACGAGGCGCCCATCCCCTTCATGCCCGGGGTACACGCGCTGTCGGTGGCTCTCATCGTCGCCAGGACGCCCTCTGTCGGGCTTCCTGACGCAGTGTGA
- a CDS encoding branched-chain amino acid ABC transporter permease — protein sequence MEEFFQLVFAGLALGARYALVALGFVVIYRATGVINFAQGGLVALGAYVAYQFAQEWGVPFALAVVLALAVTGLVGVLIERTMLRRMVGQPAFAVIMITIGVLFILEQAIPTVWGYGAQNLGDPWGIRTVDAGGLALAVRDLWTIGLAALALAGFFLFFRYSSLGLAMRATAFDQEAALAQGISARKIFALSWGIAGIVGALAGVTLASGAAAVDPSISFIALAAFPAMILGGMDSPPGAVIGGVIIGVTQTLTAGYQPDHAAWLGSNFHIVMPYVVMVLILLVRPYGLFGTPEVERI from the coding sequence ATGGAGGAGTTCTTCCAGCTCGTCTTCGCGGGGCTCGCACTCGGGGCCCGCTACGCGCTCGTCGCGCTGGGCTTCGTGGTGATCTACCGCGCCACCGGGGTCATCAACTTCGCCCAGGGCGGGCTCGTGGCGCTCGGCGCCTACGTGGCCTACCAGTTCGCCCAGGAGTGGGGTGTGCCGTTCGCGCTGGCGGTGGTGCTGGCGCTGGCGGTCACCGGCCTGGTGGGCGTGCTCATCGAGCGCACGATGCTGCGCCGGATGGTGGGCCAGCCCGCCTTCGCCGTGATCATGATCACGATCGGGGTGCTGTTCATCCTCGAGCAGGCCATACCCACGGTATGGGGCTACGGCGCGCAGAACCTCGGCGACCCGTGGGGCATCCGGACGGTGGACGCCGGTGGCCTGGCCCTGGCGGTGCGCGACCTGTGGACCATCGGCCTGGCGGCCCTGGCGCTCGCCGGGTTCTTCCTCTTCTTCCGCTACTCGAGCCTGGGGCTGGCCATGCGGGCCACCGCGTTCGACCAGGAGGCGGCGCTGGCGCAGGGCATCAGCGCGCGCAAGATCTTTGCCCTGTCGTGGGGGATCGCGGGCATCGTCGGGGCACTCGCCGGCGTCACGCTCGCCTCGGGGGCGGCGGCCGTGGACCCGTCGATCAGCTTCATCGCGCTGGCGGCCTTCCCGGCCATGATCCTGGGCGGCATGGACTCGCCGCCGGGCGCGGTGATCGGCGGGGTGATCATCGGCGTCACCCAGACGCTCACGGCCGGCTACCAGCCCGACCACGCGGCCTGGCTGGGCTCCAACTTCCACATCGTCATGCCGTATGTGGTGATGGTGCTCATCCTGCTGGTACGGCCATACGGGCTGTTCGGCACGCCCGAGGTGGAGCGGATCTGA
- a CDS encoding septal ring lytic transglycosylase RlpA family protein, producing the protein MKPKLAARPRGVRLMALGAGALGLGAGAAVALPSSGEAQSPAATMAVQKGDQRVGYRERVVLRGDIASGQAEKPVALQYAPDGDDWRTLREIRSLEGGRYAASVRPRRSGRVRVAADGGQSAAQPVAVAARVHAEVRRHVRRGGVVLVKGTVRPGHSGRRVYVQIHRDGDWDTVEGTRTRDGGRFKAAWRQRDTGSFRVRAVFRGDSRNARHADRASGHLNVYRSGHASWYGPGFYGNRTACGRTLGRGTLGVAHKSLPCGTDVTFRYRGRSVTVPVIDRGPYAAGRDWDLTGATKRKLRFGSTGTVWAAY; encoded by the coding sequence GTGAAGCCGAAACTTGCTGCGCGCCCGCGCGGTGTGCGCCTCATGGCGCTCGGAGCGGGTGCGCTCGGACTGGGGGCCGGCGCCGCCGTGGCGCTGCCGTCCTCCGGTGAGGCCCAGTCACCGGCGGCGACCATGGCAGTTCAGAAGGGCGACCAGCGCGTCGGCTACCGGGAGCGCGTCGTCCTCCGGGGCGACATCGCCTCGGGGCAGGCGGAAAAGCCCGTGGCGCTGCAGTACGCCCCTGACGGGGACGACTGGCGGACGTTGCGCGAGATCCGCTCGCTCGAGGGTGGCCGCTACGCCGCTTCGGTGCGCCCGCGCCGCAGCGGGCGCGTGCGCGTGGCCGCCGACGGCGGCCAGAGCGCCGCTCAGCCGGTGGCCGTGGCGGCGCGGGTCCACGCCGAGGTCCGCAGGCACGTGCGACGCGGGGGCGTGGTTCTTGTGAAGGGCACGGTCCGCCCGGGACACTCGGGCCGGCGCGTCTACGTGCAGATCCATCGCGACGGCGACTGGGACACGGTCGAGGGCACGCGCACCCGCGACGGCGGCCGCTTCAAGGCCGCCTGGCGCCAGCGCGACACCGGGAGCTTCCGCGTACGCGCGGTGTTCCGCGGTGACAGTCGCAATGCGCGCCACGCCGATCGGGCCAGCGGTCACCTCAACGTGTACCGGTCCGGGCACGCGTCGTGGTACGGGCCGGGCTTCTACGGCAACCGCACCGCGTGCGGGCGCACGCTCGGCAGGGGCACCCTGGGAGTGGCCCACAAGTCGCTGCCCTGCGGAACCGACGTGACCTTCCGCTACCGCGGTCGCAGCGTCACCGTGCCGGTCATCGACCGCGGGCCCTACGCCGCCGGCCGCGACTGGGACCTGACGGGCGCCACCAAGCGCAAGCTGCGCTTCGGCTCGACCGGGACGGTCTGGGCGGCGTACTAG
- the dinB gene encoding DNA polymerase IV yields the protein MEPLCIAHVDMDAFYVSVELQRRPELRGVPVVVAGSGPRAVVTTASYEARRFGVFSATPAERARRLCPEAVFITPDFESYRQRSRGVMAVLHDHVDRVEVVGLDEAYLELTGIERPRAAARRVKAAVQERTGLTCSIGIGPSKLVAKVASDAEKPDGFVVLSREDACIRFAGMSPGLIPGIGPKTVERLSAQGIGTLAELAAAPEEGLVECFGARQGPHLRALARFHDERPIVTERVAKSESRETTFDRDLRGVDALLPVLGDLTRQLCEALARQDRRGRTIGIKVRLDDFSTHTRARSLEEPVNDPGTVLAVAVELLRAFDPPRPVRLVGVRVAGLDEKPAATAAPPPGQLALGL from the coding sequence GTGGAGCCCCTCTGCATCGCCCACGTCGACATGGACGCGTTCTACGTCAGCGTCGAGTTGCAGCGGCGCCCCGAGCTGCGCGGGGTCCCCGTGGTGGTGGCGGGCAGCGGCCCGCGCGCCGTGGTCACCACCGCCAGCTACGAGGCGCGGCGCTTCGGCGTCTTCTCGGCCACGCCGGCTGAGCGGGCGCGCCGGCTCTGCCCCGAAGCCGTGTTCATCACCCCGGACTTCGAGTCGTACCGGCAGCGCTCGAGGGGCGTGATGGCGGTGCTGCACGATCACGTGGACCGGGTCGAGGTGGTTGGCCTGGACGAGGCCTACCTCGAACTCACCGGCATCGAGCGCCCGCGCGCGGCCGCCCGGCGCGTGAAGGCGGCCGTGCAGGAGCGCACCGGCCTCACCTGCTCGATCGGGATCGGGCCCAGCAAGCTCGTGGCCAAGGTGGCCTCCGACGCCGAGAAGCCCGACGGCTTCGTGGTGCTCTCGCGCGAGGATGCCTGCATCCGCTTCGCGGGCATGTCCCCCGGGCTCATCCCCGGCATCGGGCCCAAGACCGTCGAGCGGCTCTCGGCGCAGGGCATCGGCACGCTGGCCGAGCTCGCCGCGGCGCCCGAGGAGGGCCTGGTGGAGTGCTTCGGCGCCCGCCAGGGCCCGCACCTGCGCGCCCTCGCGCGCTTCCACGACGAGCGGCCGATCGTCACTGAACGCGTGGCCAAGTCCGAGTCGCGCGAGACCACCTTCGACCGCGACCTGCGCGGGGTCGACGCCCTCCTGCCGGTGCTGGGAGACCTCACCCGCCAGCTGTGCGAGGCACTCGCGCGCCAGGACCGGCGCGGTCGCACCATCGGCATCAAGGTCCGGCTCGACGACTTCTCCACTCACACGCGCGCACGCTCGCTCGAGGAGCCCGTGAACGATCCCGGCACGGTCCTCGCGGTGGCGGTCGAGCTGTTGCGCGCGTTCGACCCGCCGCGCCCGGTGCGACTGGTGGGCGTGCGCGTGGCCGGACTCGACGAGAAGCCCGCCGCCACGGCCGCACCGCCCCCCGGCCAGCTCGCCCTGGGCCTCTAG
- a CDS encoding ABC transporter substrate-binding protein codes for MFKGRLRWALMAVLALTAVLALAACGRDDDDDNGGGDGDVATAPGFDGTTIRLGVVTPLSGPVAVIGNPLTNGNRVWFEYVNEEQGGIGGRYRVELVERDSRYDPATAVQQYNRVKDDVTMFVQVLGTPIINAVLPQLNRDQIVAGPATLDSEWVREQYLAPVGGPYQIQVINAVDYYIREEGEGNNICAMIQDDPYGEAGLEGLEFAAEQYEFEIAEVARYRAGDQDVTGQIGQLAQAQCEMVLYVGLPSDAGTVLGTAAQAEFAPRWIGQSPSWVAALGESPLAEYLQQRFWVIAEGPEWGDESVPGMAAMIERVEQFAPDQEPDYYFTFGYSQARLISEILEKAVENGDLSREGIVEAMNNLGTFSTDGLGGDYEYGPPEERNPPRQSTLYQVNPESPFGLEALETNFSSDAAEAFEFE; via the coding sequence ATGTTCAAGGGGAGATTGCGCTGGGCACTGATGGCGGTGCTCGCGCTCACGGCGGTTCTCGCGCTCGCCGCATGCGGCCGCGACGACGATGACGACAACGGAGGTGGCGACGGCGACGTGGCCACCGCGCCTGGATTTGACGGGACGACGATCCGGCTCGGCGTGGTTACGCCGCTCAGCGGCCCGGTGGCCGTGATCGGGAACCCGCTGACCAACGGCAACCGCGTTTGGTTCGAGTACGTCAACGAGGAGCAGGGCGGCATCGGCGGGCGGTACCGCGTCGAGCTCGTGGAGCGCGACAGCCGCTACGACCCGGCGACCGCGGTCCAGCAGTACAACCGCGTCAAGGACGACGTCACGATGTTCGTCCAGGTGCTGGGCACGCCGATCATCAACGCGGTGCTGCCCCAGCTCAACCGGGACCAGATCGTGGCCGGCCCGGCCACGCTCGACTCCGAGTGGGTGCGCGAGCAGTACCTGGCGCCGGTCGGCGGGCCGTACCAGATCCAGGTGATCAACGCGGTGGACTACTACATCCGCGAGGAGGGTGAGGGCAACAACATCTGCGCGATGATCCAGGATGACCCGTACGGCGAGGCGGGGCTCGAGGGACTCGAGTTCGCGGCTGAGCAGTACGAGTTCGAGATCGCGGAGGTTGCCCGTTACCGCGCGGGTGACCAGGACGTCACCGGGCAGATCGGGCAGCTCGCCCAGGCGCAGTGCGAGATGGTGCTGTACGTCGGGCTGCCCAGCGACGCCGGCACGGTGCTCGGCACCGCGGCGCAGGCCGAGTTCGCGCCGCGCTGGATCGGCCAGTCGCCCAGCTGGGTGGCGGCGCTCGGGGAGTCCCCGTTGGCCGAGTACCTGCAGCAGAGGTTCTGGGTGATCGCCGAGGGCCCGGAGTGGGGTGACGAGTCGGTGCCCGGCATGGCCGCCATGATCGAGCGAGTGGAGCAGTTCGCACCGGACCAGGAGCCGGACTACTACTTCACGTTCGGCTACAGCCAGGCACGCCTGATCAGCGAGATCCTCGAGAAGGCCGTCGAGAACGGCGACCTGTCGCGCGAGGGCATCGTCGAGGCCATGAACAATCTCGGCACGTTCTCCACCGACGGGCTCGGGGGCGACTACGAGTACGGGCCGCCCGAGGAGCGCAACCCGCCGCGGCAGAGCACCCTGTACCAGGTGAACCCCGAGTCGCCGTTCGGGCTCGAGGCGCTGGAGACGAACTTCTCGTCCGACGCCGCCGAGGCGTTCGAGTTCGAGTAG
- a CDS encoding short-chain dehydrogenase/reductase: MARSSYDVNGRTVFVTGAARGIGAGAAQRLHAKGANVALVGLEPGLLEEQAANLGDRAAWFEADVTDSEALERAVSGTVERFGGIDVAIANAGIHMIGALATAPVEHVERVMSVNLFGVWRTDRAVLPQIVERRGYLLNVASLAAAGHAPLMGPYAASKAGVEALTNSLRVETAPSGARVGCAYFGFIDTDLVRGSFEHPSTQAMEGMMPGFMRRSVPVSRAVDVIERGIERRSGRVWAPRFVGPALTLRGIMQPLTERRAMSDRRLAEALRLADPATGTTGDQDPVLGVAAEAREPVA, translated from the coding sequence ATGGCACGCAGCAGCTACGACGTCAACGGCCGCACCGTGTTCGTGACCGGCGCCGCGCGCGGCATCGGCGCGGGCGCCGCCCAGCGGCTGCACGCCAAGGGCGCGAACGTGGCGCTGGTGGGGCTCGAGCCCGGCCTGCTCGAGGAGCAGGCCGCCAACCTGGGCGACCGCGCGGCCTGGTTCGAGGCCGACGTCACGGACTCCGAGGCGCTGGAGCGCGCCGTGAGCGGCACGGTCGAGCGCTTCGGCGGCATCGACGTGGCGATCGCCAATGCCGGCATCCACATGATCGGGGCGCTGGCCACGGCGCCGGTCGAGCACGTCGAGCGCGTGATGTCGGTGAACCTCTTCGGCGTCTGGCGCACCGACCGCGCCGTCCTGCCGCAGATCGTCGAGCGCCGCGGCTACCTGCTCAACGTCGCCTCGCTCGCGGCCGCAGGGCACGCGCCGCTCATGGGTCCGTACGCGGCCAGCAAGGCCGGCGTCGAGGCCCTGACCAACAGCCTTCGCGTCGAGACCGCACCGAGCGGCGCCCGCGTGGGCTGCGCCTACTTCGGCTTCATCGACACGGACCTGGTGCGCGGCAGCTTCGAGCACCCCTCCACCCAGGCGATGGAAGGGATGATGCCCGGGTTCATGCGCCGTTCGGTGCCCGTGTCGCGGGCGGTGGACGTCATCGAGCGCGGCATCGAGCGCCGCTCCGGGCGCGTGTGGGCACCGCGCTTCGTGGGCCCGGCGCTGACCCTGCGGGGCATCATGCAGCCGCTCACCGAACGGCGGGCCATGAGCGACCGCCGGCTGGCGGAGGCGCTGCGCCTGGCCGACCCGGCCACCGGCACGACCGGCGACCAGGACCCCGTGCTCGGCGTGGCCGCCGAGGCGCGCGAGCCGGTGGCCTGA
- a CDS encoding glycerophosphodiester phosphodiesterase, with protein MKRRLGLAIACVALALPASASAIEIHAHRGGTLENGVAVTPENSMTAFQHAAGDLGADVIELDAKVTSDGVPVVMHDPTLDRTTDCAGQVRDRTAAQVLACRIDILGTDDTTVPFPASAEFVPSLAAVLEWARDEGVRLNLEIKNPPTDPDFDPTPAFATAVLDAVDASGIPKQLVLIQSFWPVDLVYAKLRGYTTSLLTQSALNELGLVYATAAGHEWVSPQWPPLDGPLYVQLAHLTGRKVVTWTLDTEQPIRDAEAAGVDGIITNDVVLAQQVLSTP; from the coding sequence GTGAAGCGCCGCCTGGGACTCGCAATCGCCTGCGTCGCTCTCGCCCTCCCGGCGAGTGCGAGCGCGATCGAGATCCATGCGCACCGGGGCGGCACCCTGGAGAACGGGGTGGCCGTCACGCCGGAGAACTCGATGACGGCCTTCCAGCACGCGGCCGGCGACCTCGGCGCGGACGTCATCGAGCTCGACGCCAAGGTCACCAGCGACGGCGTGCCCGTGGTGATGCACGACCCGACACTCGACCGGACCACCGACTGCGCCGGCCAGGTGCGCGACCGCACCGCCGCCCAGGTGCTGGCCTGCCGCATCGACATCCTGGGCACCGACGACACCACCGTGCCGTTCCCCGCCTCCGCCGAGTTCGTGCCTTCGCTCGCGGCGGTGCTCGAGTGGGCGCGCGACGAAGGCGTCCGGCTCAACCTCGAGATCAAGAACCCGCCCACCGACCCGGACTTCGACCCCACGCCCGCCTTCGCCACGGCGGTGCTCGACGCCGTGGACGCCTCCGGCATTCCGAAGCAGCTGGTGCTGATCCAGAGCTTCTGGCCGGTGGACCTCGTCTACGCCAAGCTGCGCGGCTACACGACCTCGCTGCTCACCCAGAGCGCGCTGAACGAGCTCGGCCTCGTATATGCCACGGCCGCGGGGCACGAGTGGGTCTCCCCGCAGTGGCCGCCGCTGGACGGCCCGCTCTACGTGCAGCTGGCGCACCTGACCGGGCGCAAGGTGGTCACCTGGACCCTGGATACCGAACAGCCCATCCGCGACGCGGAGGCGGCGGGCGTGGACGGGATCATCACCAACGACGTCGTCCTCGCGCAGCAGGTCCTCTCCACGCCATAG
- a CDS encoding SDR family oxidoreductase codes for MADEPVLLITGASSGIGAATARQAVESGRRVVLGARSTDKLEALAEELGGPEHAIAQRCDVTSWEDQQAAVAAAHDRFGRLDAVFANAGFGAKRGFLEETVEHWRSMVDTNVYGCALSIRACLGGFHEQGSGHFILTSSVAGRRALPGSLYSATKFAVSAMGEALRQEVADTAIKVTLIEPGMVDTPFFDSPVQGALQADDVARAVMYALSQPSHVDVNEILVRPINQPT; via the coding sequence ATGGCCGACGAGCCGGTTCTTCTCATCACGGGTGCCAGCAGCGGCATCGGCGCCGCCACGGCGCGCCAGGCAGTGGAGTCCGGCCGGCGGGTGGTGCTCGGGGCACGGTCCACCGACAAGCTCGAGGCGCTCGCCGAGGAGCTCGGCGGCCCCGAGCACGCGATCGCGCAGCGCTGCGACGTCACGAGCTGGGAGGACCAGCAGGCCGCCGTGGCCGCCGCCCACGATCGCTTCGGCCGTCTCGACGCCGTCTTCGCCAATGCCGGCTTCGGCGCCAAGCGCGGCTTCCTCGAGGAGACGGTGGAGCACTGGAGGTCGATGGTCGACACCAACGTGTACGGCTGCGCGCTCTCCATCCGCGCATGCCTCGGCGGCTTCCACGAGCAGGGCTCCGGCCACTTCATCCTCACGAGCTCGGTGGCCGGGCGCCGGGCGCTGCCGGGCTCGCTCTACTCGGCCACGAAGTTCGCGGTGTCCGCCATGGGCGAGGCGCTGCGCCAGGAGGTGGCCGACACCGCGATCAAGGTCACGCTGATCGAGCCCGGCATGGTGGACACGCCGTTCTTCGACTCTCCGGTGCAGGGCGCGCTGCAGGCCGACGACGTGGCCCGCGCCGTGATGTACGCGCTCTCGCAGCCGTCCCATGTGGACGTGAACGAGATCCTCGTGCGGCCCATCAACCAGCCGACCTGA
- a CDS encoding branched-chain amino acid ABC transporter permease, protein MRLRNLGMTTRYEHELRLLRSRPAQLGALALLVLYAATPMFLSDFWLSVLAYAGISAIGAIGLNLLTGYTGQVSLGHATFIGAGAYAAGYFGGDLGLPLPLWLLLAAVAGGLLGALVGPFALRLRGNYLVIITLGLVFVGEHVFSNWDGLTGGNAGRTIEAPVSLGFVDFDSLSGYTREQSWFWLIWALVAVAALLAKNIVRSRPGRAMQAVRDRDVAAEVIGVSLARYKVGAFVISSALAAVAGGLFGAYQQFVSPTDWSLFLSIQFIAIIIVGGLGTVFGAVLGALFVGSLPRLIEEYSGSIPGVSTGSGDEGFITVFALNQAIFGLLIVGFLVFEPRGLAALWLRLKAYFKGWPFSY, encoded by the coding sequence ATGCGGCTTCGCAACCTCGGCATGACCACGCGCTACGAGCACGAGCTGCGCCTGCTGCGCTCGCGGCCCGCCCAGCTCGGGGCGCTGGCGCTGCTCGTGCTGTACGCGGCCACGCCCATGTTCCTGTCGGACTTCTGGCTGTCGGTGCTCGCCTACGCGGGCATCTCGGCCATCGGCGCCATCGGGCTCAACCTGCTCACGGGCTACACGGGCCAGGTGTCGCTCGGGCATGCCACGTTCATCGGGGCGGGGGCGTACGCGGCCGGCTACTTCGGCGGCGATCTCGGGCTGCCGCTGCCGTTGTGGCTGCTGCTCGCCGCGGTCGCGGGCGGGCTGCTCGGGGCCCTCGTGGGGCCGTTCGCGCTGCGCCTGCGGGGCAACTACCTGGTGATCATCACGCTCGGCCTCGTCTTCGTGGGCGAGCACGTGTTCAGCAACTGGGACGGGCTCACCGGGGGGAACGCCGGGCGGACGATCGAGGCGCCCGTGTCGCTCGGGTTCGTCGACTTCGACAGCCTGTCTGGCTACACGCGCGAGCAGAGCTGGTTCTGGCTGATCTGGGCGCTCGTGGCAGTGGCGGCGCTGCTGGCCAAGAACATCGTCCGCAGCAGGCCCGGGCGGGCCATGCAGGCCGTTCGCGACCGCGACGTGGCCGCCGAGGTCATCGGGGTGAGCCTGGCCCGCTACAAGGTGGGCGCATTCGTGATCTCCAGCGCGCTGGCGGCCGTGGCGGGCGGGCTGTTCGGCGCCTACCAGCAGTTCGTGAGCCCCACCGACTGGAGCCTGTTTCTCTCGATCCAGTTCATCGCGATCATCATCGTCGGCGGGCTGGGCACCGTGTTCGGCGCGGTGCTGGGGGCGCTCTTCGTGGGCTCCCTCCCGCGCCTGATCGAGGAGTACAGCGGCTCGATACCGGGTGTCTCCACGGGCAGCGGCGACGAGGGGTTCATCACAGTCTTCGCCCTGAATCAGGCGATCTTCGGCCTGCTGATCGTCGGGTTCCTCGTCTTCGAGCCGCGCGGCCTGGCAGCGCTCTGGCTGCGACTGAAGGCGTACTTCAAGGGCTGGCCGTTCTCGTACTGA
- a CDS encoding alcohol dehydrogenase catalytic domain-containing protein has protein sequence MRIRAAVLEEFRAPLNVCEVDLQEPGPGEVLVRLEACGVCHTDLYTASGADPSGYAPTVLGHEGAGVVEAVGEGVASLAPGDHVVTLFSPQCGECVHCLSPRTNLCLAIREQQNQGYLPDGTTRLSRDGEPIRHFMGTSTFAEATVMPEIALAKIDPQAPLEGACLFACGLSTGLGAAMNTARVEAGSTCVVFGAGMVGLGAVAGCRLQGAERVVCVDLSEERLELARGQGATDVLAGGPDVVDQILEMTAGFGADYTFEATGNVAVMRQAVEAARMGWGLCTVAGVAGRGETLDVVPRFLITGRRIAGSSFGGVKGREGVPKLVDLWLAGDIDVQPFLSHRITLDEVNRGFELMEAQDGIRSVIALG, from the coding sequence ATGAGGATCCGGGCCGCGGTGCTCGAGGAGTTCAGGGCGCCGCTCAACGTCTGCGAGGTGGACCTCCAGGAGCCGGGCCCCGGCGAGGTGCTCGTGCGCCTGGAGGCCTGTGGCGTCTGCCACACCGACCTGTACACCGCCTCGGGCGCCGACCCGTCGGGCTATGCGCCCACCGTGCTCGGCCACGAGGGCGCGGGCGTCGTCGAAGCGGTGGGGGAGGGGGTGGCCTCGCTCGCCCCGGGCGACCACGTGGTCACGCTGTTCTCGCCCCAGTGCGGGGAGTGCGTGCACTGCCTCAGCCCGCGCACGAACCTCTGCCTGGCCATCCGCGAGCAGCAGAACCAGGGCTACCTGCCGGATGGCACCACGCGCCTGTCGCGCGACGGCGAGCCCATCCGCCACTTCATGGGCACGTCCACGTTCGCGGAGGCCACGGTGATGCCCGAGATCGCCCTCGCCAAGATCGATCCGCAGGCGCCGCTCGAGGGGGCCTGCCTGTTCGCCTGCGGGCTCTCCACGGGGTTGGGCGCCGCGATGAACACGGCGCGGGTCGAGGCGGGCTCCACCTGCGTGGTGTTCGGGGCCGGGATGGTGGGCCTGGGCGCGGTCGCCGGCTGCCGCCTGCAGGGCGCCGAGCGCGTGGTGTGCGTGGACCTGTCCGAGGAGCGGCTCGAGCTGGCTCGCGGACAGGGCGCAACCGACGTGCTCGCGGGCGGGCCCGATGTCGTGGACCAGATCCTGGAGATGACCGCCGGCTTCGGCGCCGACTACACCTTCGAGGCCACGGGCAACGTGGCGGTCATGCGCCAGGCGGTGGAGGCGGCGCGCATGGGGTGGGGCCTGTGCACCGTGGCCGGGGTGGCCGGCAGGGGCGAGACCCTCGACGTGGTGCCGCGCTTCCTCATCACCGGTCGCCGCATCGCGGGCTCGTCGTTCGGCGGAGTCAAGGGACGCGAGGGCGTGCCGAAGCTCGTGGACCTCTGGCTTGCCGGCGACATCGACGTGCAGCCGTTCCTCTCGCACCGCATCACGCTCGACGAGGTGAACCGCGGCTTCGAGCTGATGGAGGCCCAGGACGGCATCCGCAGCGTGATCGCGCTGGGCTAG